The Haloarcula taiwanensis region ACCAACGTATCCGACGATGGGCGAAGACGACTTTCACGAACTACTCAGCTATGTTAGAGCGCTCGGTGAGGTTGTCGTCTTCCACGAGCCAATCAATCCCCGTGGCGCGAATTTCCAACAGTGTCTGACCGCCGCCAAAGAAGCCGGCTACGACGACGTGGCCGAGGAACTCCAGCAGATGCAGGACAGCCACCAGTACTGGGTTGAGTACGCCCTCGAACAGTTGAACACGGTCCAGCAGGTGGCAACGCGCTTCGACGGGCTCGAAGTCCAT contains the following coding sequences:
- a CDS encoding radical SAM domain-containing protein, producing the protein MTRWQALDELQQAGVSVFVSMSPTYPTMGEDDFHELLSYVRALGEVVVFHEPINPRGANFQQCLTAAKEAGYDDVAEELQQMQDSHQYWVEYALEQLNTVQQVATRFDGLEVHFWPDDELVRSTSGQLRSKLNAMQQAVSPESFSKRDMHTSPQQSELARDGESIEHLI